The Cyprinus carpio isolate SPL01 chromosome B22, ASM1834038v1, whole genome shotgun sequence genome contains the following window.
ctgtctctcgcatcacatacattagttaagtatgtggtcttgaagaggaaccttttttttttctttcatttggactcggtcttgacttggactcgaaacttttggacttggacttgacatggactcggtctcgactagtcctggtcttggacttgacttggactcgacaaagctggacttgactacatcTCTATGCTTAAGTGAAATCAAGGATTTTATAAGACTGGGTTTTTCATTCTTTATACTGTAGGCATGTAGAATATATCCATGTTTGTGCCATCCAAGTTGACTAGTCAGTATTAGTCAGTGAGTGGTATCTGAAGAAGATCCACGAATGAAACTGTGACCATAAACACCATTAACTTAAGTGAATTATAtgataataatcagcaatatactttcacacaaataacttaactttttgaatgtttcaatatGTGTTGATACATatgaattatttgaattttttatacaACATTGCACTgagttgaaaaaagaaaataaatgcgtCTAGATGTTATTGCTTGGTGACGTCAAGAACTGATGAACCGGTTCAATGAGCCGATCTTTCCGAAAAGAATGGGTTTGCggaaattagtgtgtgtgtgtttgtttgtttttcattttattccatccaaggctgtggctgaagtcagttgtagtttttgtgtttcttttttattcaatgatgttgattgttatcagcaggtgttcatcactaatgtgcaatcatcatttaattagtcacttaattatctaatTAACTTGAACTCTTttaggacttgggatttgacttgagacttgcttgtgacttgtgAAAGGAATTACTTGGTTCCtgctctggtgaaatcagctggcTGAGTTGATGGGTGGAATAAACacatggcaggacttttactttctgacccctggactttacaCCTCTGCATATTGGCCAGATCATCATTCCACATGTGCCAGATGTGagccggatctgggccgacacTATGTTGCTATCTGGGCAGTGGCACTGACTTAAATCTTTTACCTCTTCCACAGTTTTACTAAAAAAGATTTTATCTATAGTTAAATTTAATGGAACAtaactaatatatttataaattattagattcaatttgaattattttcatttaatatatttcaacaaacaTGATTGTAACACTTTAGTGAACAATGAGACATGGAGCCAGAATGATCTCAATAATAATTCACGCAAAAGACACAATGCACACAGGCCTAACCCAATTCACATGCATAAGAAATAATTcatgtgcatgaaaaaaatagtatatatatatatatatattcacaaaaaccaATGAATGTgcacaaaataagaatatatatatacatcagcGTGAAACCACCGTTCAAGTTACGATTCAGCAAAGGTATGTGCAGTTGatcgttttatttcagttaactagcCAAGTaaaggtttatcattttatttttgcatgtttacttAAAACTTTGGAAGTAAAATTGGTCGTTTAGACACACGATAATGTGAACAATGTAAGCCAGTGGCTGCTATGAATATAGATAGTGTTGACAAAAATGCAGCTGTCTTGTGTTAGCCACAATGTCTGGCCAAAATGAAGAAAGTAATTATACTTATTGCCCTGTTTTTGTTCAGCAATGCTGGATGGCCAATGTCCAACCTAGTTCCCACTTAGCAACCTAGTCCAACCTAGTTCCCACTTTGTTGAATGCAACAAAGAATATTCAGTatctttattcagttattttatcattttatctcaTTCTTTTTGCTCTTTCTGTATCAGCATCTCTTGTAAAAAATATAAGAGTTATCATGCCAAGGTGTTAACTGCTTTGAATATCAgaccaaaattgtatttttatgatgGAGTGTGATGGTGGAGGGATGTATTTTAAGAATGGATCTTAAACATTTGATTAATTGACTTTTCACATGATGTATTACACTGACAGCcgtaaaatttactttaaaagaatgctAAAGACTCTAAATGGGACACTATACCAGCCATTCAGTGTAACTGAGGTTTAAATTCTGGTGAACACAGCGTCAAACTGGTATCGAGCCAATCTCAGACCTATGCGAgagacatacaggtgcatctcaataaatcagaatgtcgtggaaaagttaatttcagtaattcaactcaaattgtgaaacttgtttattaaataaattcaatgcacacagactgataattgtgatgattttggctcacatttaacaaaaacccaccaattcactatctcaacaaattagaatatggtgacatgccaatcagctaatcaactcaaaacacctgcaaaagtttcCTAAGCCTTCAAAAttttctctcagtttggttcactaggctacacaatcatggggaagactgctgatctgacagctgtccagaagacaatcattgacaccgatcactgacacccttcacaaggagggtaagccacacacattcattgccaaagaagctggctgtttacagagtgctgtatccaagcatgttaacagaaagctgagtggaaggaaaaagtgtggaagaaaaagatgcacaaccaaccgagagccGCAAgtccgcagccttatgaggattgtcaaacaaAATAGATTTAAGAATtttagtgaacttcacaaggaatggactgaggctggggtcaaagcatcaagagccaccacacacagacgtgtcaaggaatttgctgaaccacagacaacgccagaggcatcttacctgggctaaggtgAAGAAGAAcaggactgttgcccagtggtccaaagtcctcttttcagatgagagcaagttttgtatttcatttggaaaccaaggtcctagagtctggaggaagggtggagaagctcatagcccaagttgcttgaagtccagtgttaagtttccacattctgtgatgatttggggtgcaatctcatctgctggtgttgctccattgtgttttttgaaaaccaaagtcactgcacccgtttaccaagacattttggagcacttcatgcttccttctgctgaccagctttttgaagatgctgatttcattttccagcaggatttggcacctgcccacactgccaaaagcaccaaaagttggtgttggtgtgcttgactcaCCAGAAATCTATgagccactgtcaaagaaacctgggcttccataccacctcagcagtgccacaaactgatcaccttcatgccacacagaattgaggcagtaattaaagcaaaaggagcccctaccaagtattgagtactgtacatgtacagtaaattaatatactttccagaaggccaacaatttactaaaaaggttttttttttatttatttttttattggtcttatgaagtattctaatttgttgagatattgaattggtgggtttttgttaaatgtaacccaaaatcatcacaatttaaagaaccaaagacttctacttcagtctgtgtgcattgaattaatttattacacaagtttcacaatttgagttgaattactgaattaaatgaacttttccacgacattctaattaattgagatgcacctgtatattcaaCTGTGCCACGTTTGTACTCCATAATTGTCTATTCATATTTCATGTTACAGGCACATTGCAATTAATCATGGTCAGGTCATTGAATGGACATTTTATTCCCAAAGTATTCAGAAaactttaataaactttaataaaattaataaatcttagACAGAAACTATTACAACTgacttattttgaatgttttaattctTACATAAAACCAGAacaataacaagaacatttaacaATGCATAAAGCTTTACACCTTGAACATGTACAAAGCTATGGGGTCCTgttatgaacaaaacaaaaaatgtagtaataatgCATGACTTAAAAAGTTTTTGATACTGTCAAAATGAATGGGTTGCAACATGACTGTTTTGAAAGAGTTCCAGTTCCAAATGAAACTTCTAGATTCACATCACCTCATAACTTGTGGCAGGGGATGAAGTAGGAATAGTAGGGTCAAGGGTGTCTCAGCAGCTACTTATACATCATCAGCTTcacaattctaaattaaatagtatctgcagcataaacaaacttaaatgaaatgtacACCGTCTCCAATGTGTGCATGTTATCACATTGTCATCACTTGAATGCGAGCCATCACAGGAATTTAAACACAAGACAAGCTCTGCTGTGACAGCTCTTTTAtattctcaataaaaaaaaagtatattatcataatcttatatttatttaccaCATGTCCCATCagtaaaaacactattttatGCTTTACACTGCGTTTCTGAATCTAATATCTTAATGTGGTATGGTATCCACGTGACTTAtgattctttattaaataaacataataatttatcaatattaaatcaCAATATTCTTAACAGCAGCCTCTGGCTTACATTGTTTACGTTAGTGAGTGTCTAAATGACCAATTTTACTTCCAAATTTTAAGtaaacatgcaaacataaaacgATAAACCTTTACTTGgctagttaactgaaataaaacaatcaactGCAAATACCTTTGCTGAATCGTAACTTGAACAGTGGTCTCGCACTGATGATGTCAGCATCCAGGTAGGCACGCCCAGGGCACCCGATTCATATGCCCAGAGTGGGTTATGATTGGTCGACTGACaggctcaaatctgattggctaaagagtacgagtGTCCTGCGTGGGAGCAGTTcgctgccaggaaagtctcaaaaaaacacacacaaatccaaggtGATTCACATTCACAGCCCATgataaagcttgtaaacattcaaaaattttgTACACAGTTGTACATctgtgaattgtgttttgcatttgtgaaacttattttatgaatatatattattattttgtgcacaTGAATTggttttgtgaatatatatatatatatatatatatatatatatatatatatatatatatatatatatatatatatatatatatatatatatataatattttttttcatgcacgtgaattatttttcatgcatGTGAATTGGGTTACGCATGTGTGCATCGTGTCTTTTGCGTGAATTATTATTTGAGATCATTCTGGCTGCATATGTTGATCCTAATCTAATATTTGTAGTATCAGAGTATTTACAAACCTGTTCTTGGAAGCACCCCAGATTTGCACAGTTTATATGAATTTCTCTTATGAAACAGGCTTTATTAACACATCAGGTCATTAGTAGAGCACTCTATGATGTTATCTGAGTGTGTCAAATAAAAAAAGGCCTCAAAATATGGAAAAACCATGTACAGGCCTACTGTACACAATAAGGTCTATAAAAAAGACACTGTAAAATACTCACTCAGCCTTTCTAGATGCTTTGATTACTGGCAGCAGCCTCAGTAGACATTCTTCTGATGGATCATATTTACTCAGTTTAAACTCATCCAGCTCTTCTTCTGAGTTCAACAGCATAAACACCAGAGCAGACCACTGAGCAGGAGACAGTTTGACTCCAGAGAGACAACGGGCACCTGTTCTGCTCAGGTATGTTTGGACTTCCTGCTGTAGTGAAcaatcattcagttcattcagacagtggaagaGGTTGATGGATTTCTCTGTAGAGCCATTCTCCCTGATCTTCTGTTTAATGTATTCAGCTGTTTCTGAATTGTTGTGTGAAGTGCTTACTGTCTTTCTCAGAAGGCCTTTTAAGAGAGTCTGATTAGACTCTAGTGAGAGACCTAGAAGGAACCGGAGGAAAAGGTCCCAGTGTCCGTTCTCACTCTGTAAGGCCTTGTCCACCTCTCCCTTCAGTAAACTGGTTATTGGTGACCCAGACATATTCAACAGTCCTGTGTTATGTTCAGAAAAGGATAGCAGCTTGAATAAAGCAGCAAGAAACTCCTGAATactcagatgaacaaagctgTACACCTTCCCCAGCTGCAGTccaaactcctctctgaagatctgggTACAAACTCCCGAGTGCACTGACACTTCTCTGACATCAATGCCGCACTCtttcaggtcctcctcatagaagatcaggttcCCTTTTTCCAGCTGTACAAAAGCCAGTTTTCCTAGAGACATAATAGTCTTTCTAGCCTGACCAGGATTGATTTCGTATTTTCCATCATACTTCTGAGTCTTCAGTTTGGTCTGAAAGATCAGGAAGTGTGTAAACATTTGtgtgagagtcttgggaatctctgCACTCTCTGCTTTACCCATCATTCTCTCCagaacagtggctgaaatccagcagaagactgggatgtgacaCATGATGTACAGACTTCTTGATGATCGGATGTGTGTGAAGATTCTGTCAGCCAGACTCTGATCATTTATTCTCTtgctgaaatattcctccttctgagggtcGTTGAATCCTCGTACCTCTGTGACCTGGTCAACACACTCAGGagagatctgattggctgctgctggtcgagAGGTGATCCAGAGGAGAGCAGAAGGAAGTAGGTTCCCCTTGATGAGGTTGGTCAGCAGCACATCCACTGAAGCTGATTCTGTCAGATCAGACAAGCTCTGATTGTTTTGGAAATCTAAAGGAAGCcgacactcatccagaccatcaaataTGAACATGACTTTATAGTCATCATAATCTGTTGATTTAATTTCTTTGGTTTCTGTATGAAGGTGGTTTAGAAGTTGCTTAAGACTGAGATTTTTCTGTATCAGATTCAGCTCCCTGAAAGGAagtgaaaatatgaaatgaacgtcctgattggcttttccttcagaccagtccagaatgaacttctgcacagagactgtttttccaattccagcgaCTCCTTtagtcagcacagttctgatgggtttgtcttgtccaggtaagGGTTTAAATATCTCATTGTAGTTAATTGGTGTCTCCTGTGTCTCTGGTCTCCTGGACACTGTCTCAATCTGTCTTACCTCATGTTCATTATTGACCTCTCCACTGCCTccctctgtgatgtagagctctgtgtagatctcattcagacGTGTTGATTCTCCATAACTGGACATTCCTTCATTGATTCTCTGATATTTATCCTGTAGTCTGGATTTGAGTTTTTGTTGATACACAGGCATCAGTTCTAAGTAAGGGAAATCATTGTTATTTACTAATAACAAATTAATTGAAcaatagtgaataaaaaaaatagttaacacataggtttatttaatttaatatttttcagattatATGCATAGGATGAcatgaaatgttttagttttttttatgcttgataggtttaatattatgtattttttaaaggttatttGCAGGGTATAATCTGTTGATCCAGAACTCTTACTGGTCTGTAGTGTGTTAGCTAggtctgtctggttcatcttcctCAGGATGTGCAGTGCGATCTTCAAAACCCCCTCTCTGATTCTGCTATGACCCTCATCAGCATTACGGTCTCTTTCAGAGCATTCTGGGTAATCTGGACTCAACAGTCTTCTAAAACTTTCCAGCTCAGTCTTCATTACAGAGATAATTTTCTGCTCAAGCTCCTGAAATAATGAATATTCAAACAATGAACAAACATTCAGTTACTTGAAGGGTGAACCAAAGGATCAATATTTAAGAGTCAAGACTGAATTTATCAGAGGtgtaaagtccaggggtcagaaagtaaaagtcctcatatatatatatatatatatatatatatatatatatatatatatatatatatatatatatatatatatatactgaacaaaattataaaagcaacacttttgtttttgcccccatttttcatgagctgaactcaaagatctaagactttttctatgtacacaaaaaggcacacctgtgcaataatcatgctgtctaattagCATCTtaatatgccacacctgtgaggtgcatggattatcttggcaaaggagaagtgctcactaacacagatttagaaagatttgtgaacaatatttgagagaaataggccttttgtgtacatagaaaaagtcttggATCTTTGagctcagctcatgaaaaacgggggcaaaaacaaaagtgttgcgtttataattttgttcagtgtatttattCCACTCATGAACTCTGCCAGCTGATTTAACTAATTAGTTCTAACTCCTGGAGAGGTGGGCACAAGTCATTTCTTTCAAATAacaagcaagtctcaagtcaaatcccaagtccttaaatttaaagttgatgagataattaagtgactaattaaatgatgattgtgcattagtgatgaacacctgctgttactgAGAATTagagaggatcagatgttgatgttttgatGGTTAAAATGGtgtcaccatcatggagatcgGTGTTGGGCTCTTGATCCTTGACTTCCTTTGTTAGATCTCTCTCTGTAGCAATGCATGTGGTGTTGTGAAACAGTGAGGTCAGTGCTGTTCagatattagttatttttatatgatgATACAGTCAACATGAGCTGGCCTGATTACATCCAAATTAACTTATTTCTTTTATATGTATAGGTTTTGCATTACCAGCCTCGTGAAACCACAGCATGTGAACAAAGTGTGGCTCTAACATTTATAGTGaattaaatttatacatatatgtactgtaaattaaaatgtgaacTCCCAttatatttagagagagagagagagagagagagacacacacacacgcacacacacacacacacacagttatttttttcaataatgaagTATTACAGTGGCATTTGtttaatgtgacttttttttggaGTTCCATAATAGCAGAATGTCAatcaataaaccaaagagagacaCGACTTCATGATGTTCATTTAAAGGAGTTGTGATCAGTGATTTTAAgttagttttttgcttttttattatgttttggtAATTAAGAAGTGATTGCTGTGAAATGATATTGCAATTGTTTAGAAgcaaattactttaaattattaaaagggtcaagagacaaactaaagcaaaccttgaccacaaaTTGAAAATTGTCTTTGATGAGGTCAATGTTGAACATGCGCCAGTGATTCTCGTGAAAACGTTTGTTAACAGAAGCAAAAGAAGCAAGGTTTCCTTTagtaaaggaaaaccagtctcttcTTGGCTCATATTGAAATCCTCTGATATTCTTcattacaaatccttgttttgtacttctaattagtgaccgttgttttgttttgatctctgcTGCGCTTCCACATTCCTCACTTCTGAGCGACGCATGCGCAACGCTGatctcatacgtcatccgcccggaactgcttctgtgtacaacagtgagcgcaagctaaattaaactgattattattattaaactgattattattttgaatatggatatttttcttacaaaaacgcatcgattcactataggaggactttgttcaccagCCGGAGCCatctgagacacttttttttaatggatgggcactttttatttcacttcttttggactgatgcactgcaatacccgctgagtgccattaaacagcttgaaagatcaaagacaattctttatataactctgactggatttgtctgaaagaagaaagtcatatacacctaggatgacttcagtgtgagtaattttcatttttgggtgaactaaccctttaacagcagatgttcatcAATAATGTGCAATcgtcatttaattagtcacttaattatctcattaactttaactattTGAGGACTTGGTATTTGAATTTAGACTTGGTTgagacttgaaaggaatgacttggttcctgctctggtgaaatcagctggctgagttcatggatggaataaacatatggcaggactttcactttctgacccctggactttacaCCTCTGcttgagacttgcttgtgactttaAAGGAATGTCTTGGTCCCATCTCTGACCTCCTGGCTGAAAAACTGTGCTAATTAGCAAATTCAGGTAATTGGAACAATCTTCCTCCAGActtcagaccttgatttccaaatgaaatgcaaaattagcttttatctaaaaagaggactttggaccactgagcaacagtccagttctttttctccctAGCctaggtaagatgcttctgatgttgtttctgtttcagaagtggcttggtagcccttttcctgaagacatcTGAGGTAGGTGACTCTTTATCAGAGGTGTAAAGTCCAGGcatcagaaagtaaaagtcctgccatatgtttattccattCATGAACTCCGCCAGCTGATTTTACCAACTTTGTGCAGCAGTCAAGTTACATA
Protein-coding sequences here:
- the LOC109070717 gene encoding NACHT, LRR and PYD domains-containing protein 3-like isoform X6, whose product is MQWFITHSVAKQLYLLLDETTAFRMNLSEEPEININTVKRLTQWGESDLPEDISVSVRENLSDLCREDNSSAVPSLCENESPEPSCVSMKSDWSMDRPIKFSLGESSADLSQKPKESESSTAKKNINSIFKELEQKIISVMKTELESFRRLLSPDYPECSERDRNADEGHSRIREGVLKIALHILRKMNQTDLANTLQTKLMPVYQQKLKSRLQDKYQRINEGMSSYGESTRLNEIYTELYITEGGSGEVNNEHEVRQIETVSRRPETQETPINYNEIFKPLPGQDKPIRTVLTKGVAGIGKTVSVQKFILDWSEGKANQDVHFIFSLPFRELNLIQKNLSLKQLLNHLHTETKEIKSTDYDDYKVMFIFDGLDECRLPLDFQNNQSLSDLTESASVDVLLTNLIKGNLLPSALLWITSRPAAANQISPECVDQVTEVRGFNDPQKEEYFSKRINDQSLADRIFTHIRSSRSLYIMCHIPVFCWISATVLERMMGKAESAEIPKTLTQMFTHFLIFQTKLKTQKYDGKYEINPGQARKTIMSLGKLAFVQLEKGNLIFYEEDLKECGIDVREVSVHSGVCTQIFREEFGLQLGKVYSFVHLSIQEFLAALFKLLSFSEHNTGLLNMSGSPITSLLKGEVDKALQSENGHWDLFLRFLLGLSLESNQTLLKGLLRKTVSTSHNNSETAEYIKQKIRENGSTEKSINLFHCLNELNDCSLQQEVQTYLSRTGARCLSGVKLSPAQWSALVFMLLNSEEELDEFKLSKYDPSEECLLRLLPVIKASRKADLSNCRITQEGCAALISALRSNPSHLTELNLSDNNPGDPGVKLLSSLLEDPHCKLQKLQLWGCSIGDEGCVALISALRSNPSHLTELNLNFNKPGDSGVKLLSAVLEDPHYKLEKLQLWGCSIGEEGCAALISALRSNPSHLTELNLSRNEPGDSGVKLLSALLEDPHCKLEKLLLWGCSIEEEGCAALISALRSNPLHLTELNLNFNKPGNSGGKQLAVLLEDPHCKLEKLQLWGCSIGDEGCAALISALRSNPSHLTELNLSNNKPGESGVKLLSALLEDPHCKPEKLYI
- the LOC109070717 gene encoding NLR family CARD domain-containing protein 3-like isoform X4, giving the protein MQWFITHSVAKQLYLLLDETTAFRMNLSEEPEININTVKRLTQWGESDLPEDISVSVRENLSDLCREDNSSAVPSLCENESPEPSCVSMKSDWSMDRPIKFSLGESSADLSQKPKESESSTAKKNINSIFKELEQKIISVMKTELESFRRLLSPDYPECSERDRNADEGHSRIREGVLKIALHILRKMNQTDLANTLQTKLMPVYQQKLKSRLQDKYQRINEGMSSYGESTRLNEIYTELYITEGGSGEVNNEHEVRQIETVSRRPETQETPINYNEIFKPLPGQDKPIRTVLTKGVAGIGKTVSVQKFILDWSEGKANQDVHFIFSLPFRELNLIQKNLSLKQLLNHLHTETKEIKSTDYDDYKVMFIFDGLDECRLPLDFQNNQSLSDLTESASVDVLLTNLIKGNLLPSALLWITSRPAAANQISPECVDQVTEVRGFNDPQKEEYFSKRINDQSLADRIFTHIRSSRSLYIMCHIPVFCWISATVLERMMGKAESAEIPKTLTQMFTHFLIFQTKLKTQKYDGKYEINPGQARKTIMSLGKLAFVQLEKGNLIFYEEDLKECGIDVREVSVHSGVCTQIFREEFGLQLGKVYSFVHLSIQEFLAALFKLLSFSEHNTGLLNMSGSPITSLLKGEVDKALQSENGHWDLFLRFLLGLSLESNQTLLKGLLRKTVSTSHNNSETAEYIKQKIRENGSTEKSINLFHCLNELNDCSLQQEVQTYLSRTGARCLSGVKLSPAQWSALVFMLLNSEEELDEFKLSKYDPSEECLLRLLPVIKASRKADLSNCRITQEGCAALISALRSNPSHLTELNLSDNNPGDPGVKLLSSLLEDPHCKLQKLQLWGCSIGDEGCVALISALRSNPSHLTELNLNFNKPGDSGVKLLSAVLEDPHYKLEKLQLSYCSIGEEGCAALISALRSNPSHLTELNLSCNKPGDSGVKQLSALLEDPHCKLQKLLLWDCSIGEEGCAALILALRSNPSHLTELNLNSNKPGDSGVKLLSALLEDPRCKLEKLQLWGCSIGEEGCAALISALRSNPSHLTELNLSRNEPGDSGVKLLSALLEDPHCKLEKLLLWGCSIEEEGCAALISALRSNPLHLTELNLNFNKPGNSGGKQLAVLLEDPHCKLEKLQLWGCSIGDEGCAALISALRSNPSHLTELNLSNNKPGESGVKLLSALLEDPHCKPEKLYI
- the LOC109070717 gene encoding NACHT, LRR and PYD domains-containing protein 3-like isoform X5: MQWFITHSVAKQLYLLLDETTAFRMNLSEEPEININTVKRLTQWGESDLPEDISVSVRENLSDLCREDNSSAVPSLCENESPEPSCVSMKSDWSMDRPIKFSLGESSADLSQKPKESESSTAKKNINSIFKELEQKIISVMKTELESFRRLLSPDYPECSERDRNADEGHSRIREGVLKIALHILRKMNQTDLANTLQTKLMPVYQQKLKSRLQDKYQRINEGMSSYGESTRLNEIYTELYITEGGSGEVNNEHEVRQIETVSRRPETQETPINYNEIFKPLPGQDKPIRTVLTKGVAGIGKTVSVQKFILDWSEGKANQDVHFIFSLPFRELNLIQKNLSLKQLLNHLHTETKEIKSTDYDDYKVMFIFDGLDECRLPLDFQNNQSLSDLTESASVDVLLTNLIKGNLLPSALLWITSRPAAANQISPECVDQVTEVRGFNDPQKEEYFSKRINDQSLADRIFTHIRSSRSLYIMCHIPVFCWISATVLERMMGKAESAEIPKTLTQMFTHFLIFQTKLKTQKYDGKYEINPGQARKTIMSLGKLAFVQLEKGNLIFYEEDLKECGIDVREVSVHSGVCTQIFREEFGLQLGKVYSFVHLSIQEFLAALFKLLSFSEHNTGLLNMSGSPITSLLKGEVDKALQSENGHWDLFLRFLLGLSLESNQTLLKGLLRKTVSTSHNNSETAEYIKQKIRENGSTEKSINLFHCLNELNDCSLQQEVQTYLSRTGARCLSGVKLSPAQWSALVFMLLNSEEELDEFKLSKYDPSEECLLRLLPVIKASRKADLSNCRITQEGCAALISALRSNPSHLTELNLSDNNPGDPGVKLLSSLLEDPHCKLQKLQLWGCSIGDEGCVALISALRSNPSHLTELNLNFNKPGDSGVKLLSAVLEDPHYKLEKLQLSSCSFREEGCAVLISAMRSNPSHLRELNLNCNKPGDSGVKLLSALLEDPHCKLEKLQLWDCSIGEEGCAALISALRSNPSHLTELNLSCNKPGDSGVKQLSALLEDPHCKLQKLLLWDCSIGEEGCAALILALRSNPSHLTELNLNSNKPGDSGVKLLSALLEDPRCKLEKLQLWGCSIGEEGCAALISALRSNPSHLTELNLSRNEPGDSGVKLLSALLEDPHCKLEKLLLWGCSIGDEGCAALISALRSNPSHLTELNLSNNKPGESGVKLLSALLEDPHCKPEKLYI
- the LOC109070717 gene encoding NACHT, LRR and PYD domains-containing protein 12-like isoform X1, with protein sequence MQWFITHSVAKQLYLLLDETTAFRMNLSEEPEININTVKRLTQWGESDLPEDISVSVRENLSDLCREDNSSAVPSLCENESPEPSCVSMKSDWSMDRPIKFSLGESSADLSQKPKESESSTAKKNINSIFKELEQKIISVMKTELESFRRLLSPDYPECSERDRNADEGHSRIREGVLKIALHILRKMNQTDLANTLQTKLMPVYQQKLKSRLQDKYQRINEGMSSYGESTRLNEIYTELYITEGGSGEVNNEHEVRQIETVSRRPETQETPINYNEIFKPLPGQDKPIRTVLTKGVAGIGKTVSVQKFILDWSEGKANQDVHFIFSLPFRELNLIQKNLSLKQLLNHLHTETKEIKSTDYDDYKVMFIFDGLDECRLPLDFQNNQSLSDLTESASVDVLLTNLIKGNLLPSALLWITSRPAAANQISPECVDQVTEVRGFNDPQKEEYFSKRINDQSLADRIFTHIRSSRSLYIMCHIPVFCWISATVLERMMGKAESAEIPKTLTQMFTHFLIFQTKLKTQKYDGKYEINPGQARKTIMSLGKLAFVQLEKGNLIFYEEDLKECGIDVREVSVHSGVCTQIFREEFGLQLGKVYSFVHLSIQEFLAALFKLLSFSEHNTGLLNMSGSPITSLLKGEVDKALQSENGHWDLFLRFLLGLSLESNQTLLKGLLRKTVSTSHNNSETAEYIKQKIRENGSTEKSINLFHCLNELNDCSLQQEVQTYLSRTGARCLSGVKLSPAQWSALVFMLLNSEEELDEFKLSKYDPSEECLLRLLPVIKASRKADLSNCRITQEGCAALISALRSNPSHLTELNLSDNNPGDPGVKLLSSLLEDPHCKLQKLQLWGCSIGDEGCVALISALRSNPSHLTELNLNFNKPGDSGVKLLSAVLEDPHYKLEKLQLSSCSFREEGCAVLISAMRSNPSHLRELNLNCNKPGDSGVKLLSALLEDPHCKLEKLQLWDCSIGEEGCAALISALRSNPSHLTELNLSCNKPGDSGVKQLSALLEDPHCKLQKLLLWDCSIGEEGCAALILALRSNPSHLTELNLNSNKPGDSGVKLLSALLEDPRCKLEKLQLWGCSIGEEGCAALISALRSNPSHLTELNLSRNEPGDSGVKLLSALLEDPHCKLEKLLLWGCSIEEEGCAALISALRSNPLHLTELNLNFNKPGNSGGKQLAVLLEDPHCKLEKLQLWGCSIGDEGCAALISALRSNPSHLTELNLSNNKPGESGVKLLSALLEDPHCKPEKLYI